The Knoellia sp. S7-12 region ATGCCGTAAAGCCCGCCTTCTCGTGAGCGAGCTCCTCCTCACCAGGCCCGTGCGTCGCGAGGTCCGTCAGCGCGGACCACACGACATGAACGATCTCGTCACTGTCCTCCTTCGCGCCGTCGGTCGCGATGCTCACCAGGCCGAGGTCGGAGGTGAGCCCGCTACCGTCGTCGCTGACCTCGTAGGTCAACCCGAGGTTGTGGCGAGCCTGGTCCTCGATGCGTTGGACAAGAATGTGAGTCATGGTGAGTGCTTCGTAGAGGCGCGGCTGAAGGTAGGACAAGGCCACGACAGGGATCTGTCCGGCGATCAGGGCAGGCGTCTCGAACGGCGAGGGGCGCCACGCGGTGTCCGCTGCGCGCGTCCCTTCAAGCAGGTCGAGGTGCAGCCCGTCCGGCACGGGACCTGAAAGCACCAGCACCGCGTTGGCTGCCACGCAGTGGGTGCGCGCAAACTCGACCACATGCTCTGCGTTCGGTGCGCGCCCCTCCCGCTGGAGCTCGCCGAGCAGGCCTGGTCCGACAGGTCCCGATCGCACGGCCATGGCCCAGCCAAGGTGCGGTTCGCACGAGCTGCCGTCCTCGGCCGCAAGGACCTTAAGTTCGCGATCGAGGCGATCGAGGGGCAAAGAGGTGAGCGCTCGGCATACGCCGTGGAGGAAGGCGACCACCTCGTCACGCGGGCCGGTCGCATAGAAGCGCATGGCGTCGACGTCGACGGAGGCGTTCTTGTCGAGGTGGTCGCGGGGGAGTGTCGACATGACGAGGTGCTCGACAAGGTGCGCCACGCCCCGGCTGCGGAAGGTCTCATGACGATCACCAGCGAAGAAGATCAGGGTGGCGCTGAACGGTTCTGGTCCCTGCTCCCAGAATGTGGGAACGCCGTTAACCTCGGTCTGCTGCATGGTGCCGGACTGTAGTGGACCGCGCCGCCCCAGCGAGCAGGGTTGAGGATTAGGGGTGGGACACGCCCGCTGCTAATCTTGTCTCGCCGTCACAACCGGCCGCGGATTCAGAGTGCCCCGGTGAACCAGCCCGGAAGCGCCGCGCAACCACCTCAGAAGGAGTCTCCTCGCCCATGCCTTTGGACGCAGACGTCAAGCAGAAGATCATGACCGAGTACGCCACGGTCGAGGGTGACACCGGTTCGCCCGAGGTCCAGATCGCGCTACTCACCCAGCGCATCCTCGACCTCACCGAGCACTCCCGTGAGCACAAGCACGACCACCACAGCCGCCGCGGCCTCCTCCTGATGGTCGGCCGTCGCCGCCGTCTGCTTCGCTACCTGGAGACGATCGACATCGAGCGTTACCGCTCGCTGATCAAGCGCCTCGGCCTGCGACGCTGACCCCACGATTTCCGTCGGAGCGGCTCTCCACTTGGAGAGCCGCTCTTTTCGGATGTGTTGGACAACTCCACAACGGAGAAGACCAACGAGAAAGTACGCCCGTGCACAACGACGATGCACGCGGACAGTAGACACTCAAGAAAAGGAGGACCTTCATGGAGGGTCCTGAGATCACATTCGCCGAAGCCACCATCGACAACGGCTCACACGGCACCCGCACTGTCCGGTTCGAGACCGGACGCCTGGCCAAGCAGGCCGGTGGCGCAGTCGCCGCCTATCTGGATGAGGACACGATGCTCCTCTCCACCACCACCGCTGGGAAGCACCCGCGCGAAGGCTTTGACTTCTTCCCGCTGACCGTCGACGTCGAAGAGCGCATGTATGCCGCGGGCAAGATCCCCGGTTCGTTCTTCCGTCGGGAGGGCCGTCCCTCCACCGAGGCCATCCTCACCTGCCGTCTCATCGACCGCCCCCTGCGCCCGACCTTCAAGAAGGGTCTGCGCAACGAGGTCCAGGTCGTCATCTCGGTGCTCGCGCTCAACCCGGACGTCCAGTACGACGTCCTCGCGATCAACGCGGCGTCCGCCTCCACCCAGATCTCCGGTCTGCCGTTCTCGGGCCCGATCGGTGCGGTGCGCGTCTCGCTCATCGACGACCAGTGGGTCGCCTTCCCGCAGTTCTCCGACATCGAGCGCTCGACCTTCGACATGGTCGTGGCTGGTCGCGTTGCCGGTGATGACGTGGCAATCATGATGGTCGAGGCCGAGGCCACCGAGCAGACCTGGAACCTCGTCAAGAACGAGGGCAAGACCGCTCCCACCGAGGACGTCGTCGCGCAGGGCCTCGAGGCCGCCAAGGGCTTCATCAAGGTCCTCTGCGAGGCGCAGGCCGAGCTGGCCACCAAGGCCGCGAAGCCCGTCCAGGAATTCCCCGTCTTCCTCGACTACGAAGACGACGTGTATGCCGCAGTCGACGCTGCCGCTTCCTCCGACGCTGCCGCTGCACTCCAGATCGCCGGCAAGTCCGAGCGTGAGGACCGCCTCGACGAGATCAAG contains the following coding sequences:
- the rpsO gene encoding 30S ribosomal protein S15, whose protein sequence is MPLDADVKQKIMTEYATVEGDTGSPEVQIALLTQRILDLTEHSREHKHDHHSRRGLLLMVGRRRRLLRYLETIDIERYRSLIKRLGLRR